From the Sphingomonas suaedae genome, one window contains:
- a CDS encoding ATP-dependent DNA helicase yields MIALPYPALYASHGGIWIATEDGTRSIGRGEAVRIAADTPVILLNAPLAAQRLGYPDLSGLDLLELFAFLRPARFMVPTPRGLARTLGIDEPASDAEVAPFLRSAAQAMLAIADGEWPEREGAWHAAQSLARLRWSWAPMLSHRLNRPEKAERWLFSRLPEWSESAPRTAPRTVSLDPEDVRAQLASLTGAGAEEREGQRRYAEAAASAFAPRALRDSPNLVLAEAGTGIGKTLGYLTPASLWASQADGAVWISTFTKALQRQLGHESERLFADPEQRRKRIVTRKGRENYLCLLNLEDALQGGFAGRAAVLAQLVARWAAYSADGDMIGGDLPGWLPALFRRNGSTALTDRRGECVYAGCPHYRKCFIERAARASAEADIVIANHALVMVNAARGRETGTRPTRYVFDEGHHLFDAADAMFGVALSGQETIELRRWVTGPESGSRGRRRGLAARLSDVASYDDAGAQAIAEAVDAARALPSDGWLQRVAEGQPFGPIEHLLAAVRGLVYARDADGSGEAGYGIETELVEPDAALIDAIAGAAAALEQLLRPLMALGRRLEAVLDEAPDWMDSAARARIEGAIASLGWRAETVAAWLALVARIGGPASAEFVDWLAVERIEGREIDIGVHRRWLDPTKPFAETVLKPAHGALVTSATLRAGGDWEVAESRSGAQHLLHPPMRFEAPSPFDYAGRSEVLIVTDIKRGDMGALAAAYARLIVAAQGGTLGLFTAIRRLRAVHARIADRLAREGLPLYAQHVDPIDTGTLVDIFRDDPRASLIGTDALRDGVDVPGHSLRLVVMEGVPWPKPSVLHAARRLANGGSAYDDRIVRARLAQAFGRLIRRADDSGAFVLLSSAMPSRLLSAFPPDTPVARLPLDEAVERVRRLSSVASLGQKAPEHVDPEGR; encoded by the coding sequence GTGATCGCGCTCCCCTATCCGGCCCTCTACGCCAGTCACGGCGGCATCTGGATCGCGACCGAAGACGGTACGCGCAGCATCGGGCGCGGCGAGGCGGTGCGGATCGCGGCGGACACGCCGGTCATCCTGCTCAACGCCCCGCTCGCCGCGCAGCGGCTGGGCTATCCCGATCTGTCGGGCCTCGACCTGCTCGAACTCTTCGCCTTCCTGCGCCCGGCGCGCTTCATGGTGCCCACCCCCCGCGGCCTTGCCCGGACGCTCGGCATCGACGAGCCCGCCAGCGACGCCGAGGTGGCCCCGTTCCTGCGCAGCGCCGCGCAAGCCATGCTCGCCATCGCCGATGGGGAGTGGCCCGAGCGCGAGGGCGCCTGGCACGCCGCCCAGTCGCTCGCGCGGCTGCGCTGGAGCTGGGCGCCGATGCTTTCGCACCGGCTCAATCGCCCCGAAAAGGCCGAGCGCTGGCTGTTTTCGCGCCTGCCCGAATGGAGCGAATCCGCGCCGCGCACCGCGCCGCGCACGGTGTCGCTCGATCCCGAGGACGTCCGTGCGCAGCTCGCGTCGCTGACCGGAGCCGGGGCCGAGGAGCGCGAGGGGCAGCGCCGCTATGCCGAGGCCGCGGCGAGCGCCTTTGCACCGCGCGCGCTGCGCGATTCACCCAATCTCGTCCTCGCCGAAGCGGGGACGGGGATCGGCAAGACGCTGGGCTATCTCACCCCCGCATCGCTGTGGGCGAGCCAGGCGGATGGTGCGGTCTGGATCTCGACCTTCACCAAGGCGCTGCAACGCCAGCTGGGGCATGAAAGCGAGCGGCTGTTCGCCGACCCGGAGCAGCGCCGCAAGCGGATCGTCACGCGCAAGGGGCGGGAGAATTACCTCTGCCTGCTCAACCTGGAGGATGCGCTGCAGGGCGGCTTTGCCGGGCGCGCCGCGGTGCTGGCGCAGCTGGTGGCGCGCTGGGCCGCCTATAGCGCCGATGGCGACATGATCGGCGGCGACCTGCCCGGCTGGCTGCCCGCCCTGTTCCGCCGCAACGGATCGACCGCGCTGACCGACCGGCGCGGCGAGTGCGTCTATGCCGGGTGCCCACACTACCGCAAATGCTTCATCGAGCGCGCCGCGCGGGCCAGCGCGGAGGCCGACATCGTGATCGCCAACCATGCGCTGGTGATGGTCAATGCCGCACGCGGACGCGAAACCGGCACCCGCCCCACCCGCTACGTCTTCGACGAGGGCCATCATCTGTTCGACGCCGCCGACGCGATGTTCGGCGTGGCGCTGTCGGGGCAGGAGACGATTGAGCTCCGCCGCTGGGTCACCGGGCCGGAAAGCGGATCGCGCGGCCGCCGCCGCGGCCTCGCCGCGCGCCTGTCCGACGTTGCGAGCTATGACGACGCGGGCGCGCAGGCGATCGCCGAGGCAGTCGATGCGGCGCGTGCGCTGCCATCCGACGGCTGGTTGCAGCGCGTCGCCGAAGGGCAGCCGTTCGGCCCGATCGAGCATCTGCTCGCCGCGGTGCGTGGCCTCGTCTATGCGCGCGACGCCGACGGATCGGGCGAGGCCGGCTACGGGATCGAAACCGAACTGGTCGAGCCCGATGCGGCGTTGATCGACGCCATAGCCGGTGCCGCGGCCGCGCTCGAACAGCTGCTGCGCCCATTGATGGCGCTGGGTCGCAGGCTGGAGGCCGTGCTCGACGAGGCGCCCGACTGGATGGACAGCGCGGCGCGCGCGCGGATCGAGGGTGCCATCGCCTCGCTGGGCTGGCGCGCCGAAACGGTCGCCGCATGGCTGGCGCTGGTCGCGCGGATCGGCGGCCCGGCAAGCGCGGAGTTCGTCGACTGGCTCGCCGTCGAGCGGATCGAGGGGCGCGAGATCGATATCGGCGTGCATCGCCGCTGGCTCGACCCGACCAAGCCCTTTGCCGAAACGGTGCTCAAGCCCGCCCATGGCGCGCTCGTTACCTCGGCAACGCTGCGCGCGGGGGGCGACTGGGAGGTGGCGGAGAGCCGCAGCGGTGCCCAGCATCTGCTCCACCCGCCGATGCGGTTCGAGGCGCCATCGCCCTTCGACTATGCGGGCCGGTCGGAAGTGCTGATCGTCACCGATATCAAGCGCGGCGACATGGGTGCGCTGGCTGCCGCCTATGCGCGGCTGATCGTCGCCGCCCAGGGCGGCACGCTCGGCCTGTTCACCGCGATCCGGCGGCTCCGCGCGGTCCATGCCCGGATCGCCGATCGGCTCGCGCGTGAAGGGCTGCCGCTCTATGCCCAGCATGTCGATCCGATCGATACCGGGACGCTGGTCGATATCTTTCGCGACGATCCGCGCGCCTCGCTGATCGGGACCGATGCGCTGCGGGACGGGGTCGACGTACCCGGCCATTCGCTGCGGCTGGTGGTGATGGAGGGGGTGCCCTGGCCCAAGCCCAGCGTGCTGCACGCGGCGCGAAGGCTCGCAAACGGGGGCAGCGCCTATGACGACCGGATCGTCCGCGCGCGCTTGGCCCAGGCGTTCGGGCGGCTGATCCGCCGCGCGGACGACAGCGGCGCGTTTGTCCTCCTGTCCTCCGCCATGCCCTCGCGGCTGCTCTCCGCTTTCCCGCCCGACACGCCGGTTGCCCGGCTCCCGCTCGATGAGGCGGTAGAACGCGTGCGACGTCTTTCCTCCGTCGCATCGCTGGGGCAGAAGGCGCCCGAACATGTCGATCCGGAGGGCCGATGA
- a CDS encoding YgaP family membrane protein → MNIDRAVLVFAGCVVLLGIVLSLTVHPWWIALSAFAGLNMIQAAFTGFCPAAMLFKALGARPGNAFR, encoded by the coding sequence ATGAACATCGATCGCGCCGTCCTCGTCTTTGCCGGTTGCGTCGTGCTGCTCGGCATTGTGCTGTCGCTGACCGTCCATCCCTGGTGGATCGCGCTCAGTGCCTTTGCCGGGCTCAACATGATCCAGGCTGCATTCACCGGTTTCTGCCCCGCCGCCATGCTGTTCAAGGCGCTGGGCGCGAGGCCGGGCAACGCCTTCCGCTGA
- a CDS encoding integration host factor subunit alpha codes for MATAATLTRADLADALHRDVGLSRADASRLVEQILGHMCEALARGENVKISGFGSFILRDKGERIGRNPKTGVEVPIAPRRVLTFRASQMLRDRIVGGG; via the coding sequence ATGGCGACCGCCGCGACATTGACACGGGCCGATCTTGCCGATGCGCTGCATCGGGACGTTGGCCTATCGCGCGCCGACGCTTCGCGTCTCGTCGAGCAGATTCTGGGCCATATGTGCGAGGCGCTTGCCCGGGGCGAAAATGTGAAGATTTCCGGCTTTGGCAGCTTCATCCTGCGCGACAAGGGCGAACGGATCGGCCGCAACCCCAAGACCGGCGTCGAGGTGCCGATTGCGCCGCGCCGCGTGCTCACCTTCCGCGCCAGCCAGATGTTGCGCGACCGGATCGTCGGCGGGGGATGA
- a CDS encoding DMT family transporter: protein MHDSAATTKAEPQPSGAALPFAALLLGNLALAFGPWFVRLADVGPVAAGFWRLTLGVPILFAILLIGRGKPLEGTRGLWGVLVIAGVVFAGDLAAWHIGILQTNLANAALFGNSATLMYPIWGFLIARAWPTRQQGIALALAAIGAGLLLGRSYELSPQNLVGDLLCLLAGALYTVYFIMMARARAAMAPLPALAWSSLAGTVPMLLFAVALGEQIWPQNWGVLVGLALASQVVGQGLMIYALGHLSPLVVGIALLTQPVVAGTVGWIVYGERLGAPDLIGAALVAIALVLVRRGRSPPGQVASSEAEAKSVS from the coding sequence ATGCACGACTCCGCCGCGACAACAAAAGCTGAACCCCAGCCAAGCGGGGCTGCATTGCCCTTCGCCGCCCTCCTGCTCGGCAACCTCGCGCTCGCCTTCGGGCCGTGGTTCGTGCGCCTCGCCGATGTGGGACCGGTGGCGGCAGGCTTCTGGCGCCTGACGCTGGGCGTGCCGATCCTGTTCGCCATCCTGCTGATCGGGCGGGGCAAGCCGCTGGAGGGCACGCGCGGCCTGTGGGGCGTGCTGGTGATCGCGGGCGTCGTGTTCGCCGGCGACCTTGCCGCCTGGCATATCGGCATCCTCCAGACCAATCTCGCCAACGCAGCCTTGTTCGGCAATTCGGCGACGTTGATGTACCCGATCTGGGGATTTCTGATCGCCCGCGCCTGGCCGACCCGGCAGCAAGGGATCGCGCTCGCCCTCGCCGCGATCGGCGCAGGACTGCTGCTCGGCCGCTCCTACGAGCTCTCGCCGCAAAATCTGGTCGGCGACCTGCTCTGCCTGCTCGCGGGCGCGCTCTACACCGTCTATTTCATCATGATGGCCCGCGCCCGCGCGGCGATGGCGCCGCTGCCCGCGCTTGCCTGGTCGAGCCTTGCCGGGACCGTCCCGATGCTGCTCTTCGCCGTTGCGCTCGGCGAGCAAATCTGGCCGCAGAACTGGGGCGTGCTGGTCGGCCTGGCGCTGGCCAGTCAGGTCGTCGGGCAGGGGCTGATGATCTATGCGCTCGGCCACCTCTCCCCGCTCGTCGTCGGGATCGCGTTGCTCACCCAGCCGGTGGTCGCCGGCACCGTCGGCTGGATCGTCTATGGCGAACGGCTCGGCGCCCCCGATCTGATCGGCGCCGCGCTGGTCGCCATCGCGCTGGTACTCGTCCGCCGCGGAAGATCGCCCCCCGGGCAGGTTGCGTCGAGCGAGGCAGAGGCTAAATCGGTATCATGA
- a CDS encoding SixA phosphatase family protein, whose product MKTLTLLRHAKSSWDDPVARDFDRPLNARGQRAAATVGRHMRGEGLQFDHVLASPAVRVVETIQHLETGYGSELAPAWDRRIYLASASSLLDVIHELPAGAGSALLIGHNPGLEDLTLTLVPDRSGDALRDSVEEKFPTAALVEMRFDTDDWDMVRAGDATLVRFVRPRDLDPALGPDR is encoded by the coding sequence ATGAAGACGCTGACGTTGCTGCGCCACGCCAAATCGAGCTGGGACGATCCCGTCGCACGCGATTTCGACCGACCGCTCAACGCGCGCGGCCAGCGGGCTGCCGCGACCGTGGGGCGGCATATGCGCGGCGAAGGGCTGCAGTTCGACCATGTCCTCGCCTCGCCCGCGGTGCGCGTCGTCGAGACGATCCAGCATCTGGAAACCGGCTATGGCAGCGAACTGGCCCCGGCATGGGACCGGCGCATCTACCTCGCCTCGGCATCGAGCCTGCTCGACGTCATTCACGAACTTCCGGCGGGCGCGGGCAGTGCGTTGCTGATCGGGCATAATCCGGGGCTGGAAGATCTTACCCTGACGCTGGTCCCCGATCGTTCGGGCGATGCCCTGCGCGACTCGGTGGAGGAGAAATTTCCCACCGCCGCGCTGGTCGAGATGCGCTTCGATACCGACGACTGGGACATGGTTCGCGCGGGTGACGCCACATTGGTCCGGTTCGTACGGCCCCGCGACCTCGACCCCGCATTGGGGCCGGACCGCTGA
- a CDS encoding MerR family transcriptional regulator has protein sequence MVTGPEKGPEAFRTIGELAQEIGRPQHILRYWETRFPQLRPLQRAGGRRYYRPDDVALVRRIDALLGKEGYTIRGVQRLLDSERGARRTRSDALKAVRDRLRAALDGDG, from the coding sequence ATGGTCACCGGTCCCGAGAAGGGCCCCGAAGCCTTCCGGACGATCGGCGAACTTGCGCAGGAAATCGGGCGGCCCCAGCATATATTGAGATATTGGGAGACGCGCTTTCCGCAGTTACGCCCGCTGCAACGGGCGGGCGGGCGCCGCTATTATCGTCCCGACGATGTGGCGCTGGTGCGACGCATCGATGCGCTGCTCGGCAAGGAAGGCTATACGATCCGGGGCGTCCAGCGGCTGCTCGACTCCGAGCGCGGGGCGCGACGCACCCGTTCCGATGCCTTGAAGGCAGTGCGTGATCGCCTCCGCGCGGCGCTGGACGGGGACGGCTGA
- a CDS encoding TolC family protein, whose translation MLAALIMIAVAVAPQSDEAPLTLDQAITEAQANAPMVAEAEAEGDAAVARTLQARAAGLPTATASGSLATGRLDPGGFFGLGAADVTPRAAQVSVEQPLFTGGRVGAVVDQARAGERAAASGLNAVRAGLAADVADAYGGLVVAEEQEHLYAQLVTVTQGLLNHAQDRFDVGDAPRTDVSQAKARLAEARAGLAQANGQALVARARLARLIGRVPGTLAPLPPPPDTPATLEDALLTAHANNPAIARAQAALDGARAAERGARANGMPTLGAFADASSVRDQFFPGYRGDSVAVGVRLRWQFFDGGRTRGRASEAEAGVRAARARLDQARAGINEAVTAAFATLSTAALVEVATADRASAAVEAAANISDEVRVGQKPQIDLLDAEREALAARTAALQARALRVAAAYRLRALMGNAGTREVQP comes from the coding sequence ATGCTTGCAGCCCTCATCATGATTGCGGTCGCGGTCGCGCCACAGAGCGACGAGGCACCGCTCACTCTCGATCAGGCGATCACCGAGGCGCAGGCGAACGCGCCGATGGTCGCGGAGGCCGAAGCGGAGGGGGACGCCGCGGTTGCGCGCACACTCCAGGCGCGGGCGGCCGGTCTTCCGACCGCTACCGCGAGCGGATCGCTCGCGACCGGTCGCCTGGATCCGGGCGGGTTCTTTGGGCTGGGCGCCGCAGATGTGACGCCACGCGCCGCGCAGGTGAGTGTCGAGCAACCGCTCTTCACCGGCGGCCGGGTCGGCGCGGTCGTCGATCAGGCACGCGCCGGCGAGCGGGCCGCCGCATCGGGCCTCAACGCAGTGCGTGCCGGTCTGGCTGCCGATGTCGCCGATGCCTATGGCGGGCTAGTGGTCGCGGAGGAGCAGGAGCATCTCTACGCGCAGCTCGTCACCGTGACCCAAGGTCTTCTGAACCACGCTCAGGATCGCTTCGACGTCGGCGATGCGCCGCGTACCGACGTTTCGCAGGCCAAAGCGCGGCTGGCCGAGGCGCGCGCGGGGCTGGCGCAGGCAAATGGCCAGGCGCTGGTCGCGCGCGCGCGGCTCGCGCGGCTGATCGGGCGGGTGCCGGGCACCCTCGCCCCGCTGCCGCCACCGCCGGATACGCCCGCGACGCTCGAAGATGCGCTGCTGACCGCCCATGCGAACAATCCCGCGATCGCCCGGGCCCAGGCGGCGCTCGATGGCGCACGTGCCGCCGAGCGCGGCGCTCGCGCCAACGGGATGCCGACCCTTGGTGCGTTCGCCGATGCGTCGAGCGTACGCGATCAGTTCTTCCCCGGCTATCGCGGCGATTCGGTCGCGGTGGGGGTCCGGCTGCGCTGGCAGTTCTTCGATGGCGGTCGCACGCGCGGCCGGGCTTCCGAAGCAGAGGCCGGGGTTCGCGCGGCGAGAGCACGCCTCGATCAGGCGCGCGCGGGAATCAACGAGGCCGTGACCGCCGCCTTTGCGACGCTCTCGACCGCCGCGCTCGTCGAGGTCGCAACCGCCGATCGGGCGTCGGCTGCGGTCGAGGCGGCTGCCAATATCTCCGACGAGGTCCGCGTCGGACAAAAGCCGCAGATCGACCTGCTCGACGCCGAGCGCGAGGCCCTGGCAGCGCGCACCGCAGCGCTGCAGGCGCGCGCGCTTCGTGTTGCTGCCGCCTATCGCCTTCGCGCCCTGATGGGCAACGCTGGCACCAGGGAAGTTCAACCGTGA
- a CDS encoding COQ9 family protein, with amino-acid sequence MTDVADMTLDELREALAPHLAPNAAFDGWSAAAVAAAARAIGADPDIARLAIPAKPIEMIDLWFAHIDREMARRLPPERLATMKIREKITALVETRLDILAPDREALRRAVAILAMPQNAARATRLGWRSADVMWRLAGDTATDYNHYTKRAMLAGIYAATIAAFLNDESEGQADSRAFLARRIENIMAFEKAKAKLAARSDHRFSMSRFIGRLRYNAR; translated from the coding sequence ATGACCGATGTTGCCGACATGACGCTTGACGAACTGCGCGAGGCACTCGCCCCGCATCTCGCCCCCAACGCCGCATTCGATGGCTGGAGCGCAGCCGCCGTCGCAGCAGCAGCGCGCGCGATTGGCGCCGATCCCGACATTGCCCGGCTGGCGATCCCGGCAAAGCCGATCGAGATGATCGACCTGTGGTTCGCGCATATCGACCGCGAAATGGCCCGCCGCCTGCCGCCCGAACGGCTGGCGACGATGAAGATCCGCGAGAAGATCACCGCGCTGGTCGAAACCCGCCTCGACATCCTCGCCCCCGATCGCGAGGCGCTGCGCCGCGCGGTCGCGATCCTGGCCATGCCGCAGAATGCCGCGCGCGCCACCCGGCTCGGCTGGCGCTCGGCGGACGTGATGTGGCGCCTGGCCGGCGACACCGCGACCGACTACAATCATTACACCAAGCGCGCGATGCTCGCGGGCATCTATGCCGCCACGATCGCGGCGTTCCTGAACGACGAGAGTGAGGGACAGGCCGACAGCCGCGCCTTCCTCGCGCGCCGGATCGAGAACATCATGGCGTTTGAAAAGGCCAAGGCGAAGCTGGCGGCACGATCCGATCATCGCTTCAGCATGTCGCGCTTCATCGGCCGACTGCGCTACAACGCGCGGTGA
- the plsX gene encoding phosphate acyltransferase PlsX has protein sequence MTSSARIAVDAMGGDEGLAVMLAGVARARRRYDGMRFVLVGDEDAIREGLKSHPNLTAASEIVHAPEVVTADDKPSQAIRRAKTTSMGIAIDLVKRGEAAAAVSSGNTGALMAMAKLSLRTMPGIDRPALAARMPTLGANDVVMLDLGANTEVDSRNLIQFAVMGAAYARTVLDLKAPRVALLNIGTEELKGTDIIREAAQKLRAATHLPLEFTGFVEGNALSRGNVDVVVCDGFAGNIALKTVEGTARFVADLLRRAFSSSIRSKIGFLISRPATELLRHHLDPNNHNGAVFLGLNGIVVKSHGSANEIGVETAIGVAAKMVRDDLTRRIAEDLGNFEAQAA, from the coding sequence ATGACCTCCAGCGCGCGAATCGCCGTCGATGCGATGGGCGGCGACGAGGGGCTGGCGGTGATGCTCGCTGGAGTCGCACGCGCGCGACGCCGGTATGATGGTATGCGATTCGTGCTGGTCGGCGATGAGGATGCGATTCGCGAAGGGCTGAAGAGCCATCCGAACCTCACCGCCGCGTCGGAAATCGTCCACGCGCCTGAAGTCGTCACCGCCGACGACAAGCCCAGCCAGGCGATTCGCCGCGCCAAGACGACGTCTATGGGTATCGCCATCGATCTGGTGAAGCGCGGCGAGGCTGCTGCTGCGGTGTCCTCGGGCAATACCGGCGCGCTGATGGCGATGGCGAAGCTGTCGCTGCGCACGATGCCGGGTATCGACCGCCCGGCGCTCGCGGCGCGGATGCCGACGCTGGGCGCCAACGACGTGGTGATGCTCGATCTCGGCGCGAATACCGAGGTCGACAGCCGCAACCTGATCCAGTTCGCGGTGATGGGCGCCGCCTATGCGCGCACCGTGCTGGATCTGAAGGCGCCGCGCGTCGCGCTGCTCAACATCGGCACCGAAGAGCTCAAGGGCACCGACATCATCCGCGAGGCCGCGCAGAAATTGCGCGCCGCGACGCACCTGCCGCTCGAATTCACCGGCTTCGTCGAAGGCAATGCGCTGTCGCGGGGCAATGTCGATGTGGTCGTGTGCGACGGATTTGCTGGCAATATCGCGCTCAAGACGGTCGAAGGGACCGCGCGGTTCGTCGCCGACCTGCTGCGACGCGCCTTTTCGAGCTCGATCCGCTCGAAGATCGGTTTCCTGATTTCGCGCCCGGCGACCGAATTGCTGCGCCATCACCTCGACCCCAACAACCATAATGGCGCGGTATTTCTCGGCCTCAACGGCATCGTCGTGAAGAGCCATGGCAGCGCCAACGAGATCGGGGTCGAAACCGCTATCGGCGTCGCGGCAAAGATGGTCCGCGACGATCTCACCCGCCGCATCGCCGAGGATCTCGGCAATTTCGAGGCCCAGGCAGCATGA
- a CDS encoding TIGR01244 family sulfur transferase, translated as MPIKTLAPGIGVSGQVDAASIAAAKAAGFRTIINNRPDREEPGQLSSAELEAQARAAGFDYRHIPVAPGQYDDADIDRFCDAMGGCQGPALAFCKSGMRATSLWALSQAGKLPVDAILRQASACGYDLVPLIPQIEARAKRARD; from the coding sequence ATGCCAATCAAGACGCTTGCTCCCGGTATCGGCGTGTCCGGCCAGGTCGATGCAGCCAGCATCGCGGCGGCGAAGGCCGCGGGCTTTCGCACGATCATCAACAATCGCCCCGACCGCGAGGAACCGGGCCAGCTTTCGAGCGCCGAGCTCGAGGCGCAGGCGCGTGCGGCGGGGTTCGACTATCGCCACATCCCGGTGGCGCCCGGGCAATATGACGATGCCGACATCGACCGGTTCTGCGACGCGATGGGCGGCTGCCAAGGCCCGGCGCTTGCCTTCTGCAAATCGGGGATGCGCGCGACGTCGCTCTGGGCGCTTTCGCAGGCGGGCAAGCTTCCGGTCGATGCGATCCTGCGCCAGGCCTCGGCGTGCGGCTATGATCTGGTGCCGCTGATCCCGCAGATCGAGGCGCGGGCGAAACGCGCGCGCGACTGA
- the rpmF gene encoding 50S ribosomal protein L32: MAVPKRKVSPSRRGMRRSHDALKVQAFQECPNCGELKRPHVLCGACGHYNGREIVSVEG, encoded by the coding sequence ATGGCCGTCCCCAAGAGAAAAGTTTCGCCGAGCCGCCGCGGGATGCGCCGGTCGCACGACGCGCTGAAGGTTCAGGCGTTTCAGGAATGCCCCAATTGCGGCGAACTCAAGCGCCCGCATGTGCTGTGCGGTGCGTGCGGCCATTATAACGGCCGCGAAATCGTCTCGGTCGAGGGCTGA
- a CDS encoding MAPEG family protein translates to MDAIILPVTLAATAACALINVWLAVRIGNVRRAEKISIGDGGNARLIARMRAQLNFAEYAPIVLILIGLIELAIGTESWLWAVAGAFVLARILHPIGMDGWGPGRMVGIAVTLLVTIGLAGYAASIPLLSADEVETILVE, encoded by the coding sequence ATGGACGCGATCATTCTGCCGGTGACCCTGGCCGCAACCGCCGCCTGCGCACTCATCAATGTGTGGCTCGCCGTCCGAATCGGCAATGTGCGCCGCGCGGAGAAAATCTCGATCGGCGATGGCGGCAACGCCCGGCTGATCGCGCGGATGCGCGCGCAGCTCAACTTCGCCGAATATGCGCCGATCGTGCTGATCCTGATCGGCCTGATCGAACTGGCGATCGGCACCGAAAGCTGGTTGTGGGCGGTCGCCGGGGCGTTCGTCCTGGCGCGCATCCTGCACCCGATCGGAATGGACGGCTGGGGTCCGGGTCGAATGGTCGGTATCGCGGTGACCCTGCTCGTCACCATCGGCCTTGCCGGATACGCCGCGAGCATCCCGCTCCTCTCCGCCGACGAAGTCGAGACGATCCTGGTCGAATAG
- a CDS encoding beta-ketoacyl-ACP synthase III, with protein MSDIASAATTRRAVITGTGSALPVRRVSNAELAEQVDTSDEWIVERTGIRFRHIAGPDETTSTLATDAARAALAAAGTDARDIDLIVLATATPDQTFPASATRVQAALGIDDCVAFDVAAVCSGFLYAVQVAESMIRAGSANRALVIGAETFSRILDWEDRATCVLFGDGAGAIVMEARETATQDGRGVLATKLHADGRHNQLLYVDGGPSTTGTVGKLRMKGKEVFRHAVVNLAAVMNEGLAAAGLGPEDVDWVVPHQANARILDATARKLGLAPEKVVVTVDQHANTSAASVPLALDTAVRDGRIKPGDLLVLEAMGGGFTWGAAIVRF; from the coding sequence ATGAGCGACATAGCGAGCGCGGCAACCACGCGGCGCGCGGTCATTACCGGAACCGGATCGGCGCTGCCCGTCCGGCGCGTCTCCAACGCGGAACTGGCCGAGCAGGTCGATACCTCGGACGAATGGATCGTCGAGCGGACCGGCATCCGCTTTCGCCATATCGCCGGACCCGACGAGACGACGTCGACGCTGGCGACCGATGCAGCCCGGGCGGCGCTCGCCGCAGCCGGGACCGATGCGAGGGACATCGACCTGATCGTGCTCGCGACGGCGACTCCCGACCAGACCTTTCCGGCCAGTGCCACCCGCGTCCAGGCGGCGCTGGGCATCGACGATTGCGTGGCGTTCGACGTCGCCGCCGTCTGCTCGGGCTTCCTCTACGCGGTGCAGGTCGCTGAGAGCATGATCCGCGCCGGTTCGGCCAATCGCGCGCTGGTGATCGGCGCCGAGACGTTCAGCCGCATCCTCGACTGGGAGGATCGTGCGACCTGCGTCCTCTTCGGCGACGGCGCAGGGGCGATCGTGATGGAAGCGCGGGAGACCGCGACCCAGGACGGGCGCGGCGTGCTCGCAACCAAGCTCCATGCCGATGGCCGACACAACCAGCTTCTCTATGTCGATGGCGGCCCCTCAACCACCGGCACGGTCGGCAAGCTGCGGATGAAGGGCAAGGAAGTGTTCCGCCATGCGGTGGTCAATCTTGCCGCAGTCATGAACGAGGGGCTGGCGGCGGCGGGTCTCGGCCCGGAGGATGTCGATTGGGTCGTCCCGCATCAGGCGAACGCCCGAATTCTGGATGCTACCGCCCGCAAATTGGGGCTTGCGCCCGAGAAGGTGGTGGTGACGGTCGATCAGCACGCTAACACTTCGGCTGCATCGGTGCCGCTGGCGCTCGACACTGCGGTGCGTGACGGGCGGATCAAGCCGGGCGACCTGCTGGTACTGGAGGCGATGGGCGGCGGATTCACCTGGGGCGCCGCGATCGTGCGCTTCTGA